ataattgggccgaccgaccggagGACTTGAAGGGAGGGAGTCTcttttatggccacttttttgtaaattgaaacctaacaaaaatgttcaatttgataaaaagattggaaatttccATTTCCATGGTTACTTTTTCACTAGACAAAATTATCCCttccttttagtccaattactatagCTCCTTGTGTATCCTATTTTTTTAGGCGTATGATTGGAAtataaactttaatataacatatctacaaaaaagtgccttggaattttataaattttatctcgttggaaaacttataaaaaaatcttcgcaacgagtacaaacaacaatatcaaatttggaacttttacgaaaaattcggaagtATTTATCATTTAGGCATAATTTTACATCCACTATGCAACCACCACAaatgatacataatactttatgtagccatattttggtttatgcataaactaattttccgttgcaactagtAAAACGTATgctacatgcttcaaaaaataaaaaaaaaagtatgtaCTCCGttcgtttcaagaaaagtgatactttcactttaggcacagttttagaaaattgaatgcatggCCATTATGCAAACTATcataaaggatgcataacacatcatgcaaccatattttgatcTATGGATCAACTAATTTATTGTTTCTTGAAAAATTAGTATCAGTTTTTCCGAAAAAAAcagagcgaaagtatcattttttctgaaatggagagaaagtatcacttttcctaaaacgggGCGAAAATATCGCTTTTTCTGAAACTGagtaaaagtatcattttttcagAAATGGGGCGAAAGTAGCCACAGACAAACaccatcttcagattcttcttcgatCGGCCCTCCTACCGTGGCAACGATTGTACTAGCATTTATAGTTAATATATAATAGGGTTTACAGTGCTTGGACAACAATTCTTTACAAAACAGACATCAACTAAAACAGGAAACTCAAAACTAACTAGAGAAGCTAACCATTATATACATTATACATTCTGTTCTCTAACAATAACTCATGGAATTTGATACCCTTGAGCAGCAGGGTAACGTTTTTAAAATTTCATGAATACTGTCAGTGCAAAATTCGAGTGAACACATAGAAACCGCCAATAAGCACTTAAGCATGTGACAATGAGTTAATCTGAAACTGTTAGGAAATGTAGTTCAAACTGTTTATTGTGTAGGACATAAAAGTTTCACTAGAAATAGTACTAGTTGTTATAACAGAAATGAAAAAGTTATTCTACAAAGAGAAGCAACtctttagagcaagtcttattgtggaatccaacctattctaaGTGTgaaaaaatcatggaatgtcaaatctaatggcttccaagttggggttttccacagaaaatccaatcaaggttccaccgtttcgtggaagggttcgtggaatccatctgaacgccaataagaatagtgttaaacgctattaagaatagcgttttttttttgtccgtaaatttaggatgagttgttgaaatctaacggctgagaaaaaaacgttattcttaatagcgtttttttagagCTATTAACAATaacgttttcactattccaccactacacttgcacttccatccacgattccaaatgctgaggtggcgtggaagatggaaaatggaactcttccaccataagacttgctcttacagAGGAAGAGCAGGAATCATCCAACCTTGGTAATCAAGAATAAATTAAAATTAGCCAAAAATATGCAGAAATTACTAAAGGTGACATAAGGTTTACGTTTAGTATAATAGTAATGAATTAATAGTAATAAAATCTAGTAGCTCACCCGATATTGACTAGGAAAAAAACTTGCACATTTAATTAATATAGTGACACCCAAGGTGCTCAAAAGTCTTGAGCGGCTTAtctttgatttttgtttcttgttatgcctTTCGTTTTCACCCAACTAAACTTTGATCAAATATATGACCTCATAAATTCCATTCTCTTGTTTTACTTtagggaaaattgggaaactgccccaatttggactgcaatcttggaaaactgccccaacgttaaaaaaagttggaaaactgcCCCACTGTTAGAAATTTCAGTTAACTCCGCGTGTGCGAGTTCTCACGTgccaaaaaagacaaaaataccccGAAAGATCTGACGGACCGAGATGAAGAAGTAAGCACGTGACTCGCACGTGATATTCAGTGAAGTTCATCTACGAGACGTGTCACCGTCCAGTCACGACACATGTCACCTACGTGTCGACTTCTTATGGTGAGATGTGTCACCGTCACACGTGATATCTCACACGGTTGTAAGTTCTGCCCTAAAAGATatcgagaagatattttcttcttcccttgtttcatttaGATCTAACCAGAGACGAGAGAGGTGAAAGAATGAGAAGAATATTAGGTAAGGTGACTGGCACTACAATTTCATCTCGATTGAACTCGAAATTTTTTAACTGTTAATGATTAAGATTCTTCTCTTAATGTTACAGCGATGAAAGATCCTGAAGAACATACTTAGAGACGATGAAAgtataagtttgaaaaatttgcAGTTTAATTGGTCGATAAACAAGTAAGTTATTGAAACCCAATCGTTGTTTATGCTTGAATCAGATGATATTTTGTGCTAATTTGTAAACGAATTGAAATTATAATTTAAGggtttcatgattttttttttttcttttgtaatttaGGGTTCAATTTGTGTGAAACTGAAAGTTTTGATTGTTATTTAACATGAGTTGtatgtaatattttgacttgctgGTGTGGATTTTGACATGCATGTATTGGATTTTGTTTGTATATATATCAGGGTAATATGGATAGGAACATCAGAGTTACTGTGAGCAATGGAAATAATAAGTTTACACCTATGTATTTTCCAAATGTTGTTGCTGGTATTAGTGGTCTTGGGTTTATACAAATGGTGAAGGATAGGATGATCAAAATGGGTATGGAAGAAAAGTTTAACCTTATGTTGTTTGATAAAGAAAATTTTATGTGTGAAAAGGAAAATGACTTTATTAAAATGTGGAACAAAGCTGTCCCAGATGAAGATGGATTTGTTGAGTATAAAGTGTTTATGGTTGATGGTGATGTACCATTTGGTTGTGGCAGTGATAAGGTAAATAGTTCAGTTGGTGGTGCACACAGTGGCAGTGGTAGTGGTTTGTCTAGTCTACATAGTACTCCTCCAAAAAAAAGGGTTAGTAAGAAGCTTAATGTTAGGAAGAGTCCAAGACTAGCTGAACTAGCTAAGAAACAGTCTAcaaagcagcaacagaagacagaGTTCAGACCAACTAGATTGAACTTTGGTAATGAAGATGTGCCTGAAGTTATGACAACACAAGCTAGTGTGGCAAACAATATACATGATCAGCAAGAAACGGAGTTCTGGGATGATGCTGTTACACAATGTTCAATTATTGAAGATGCTAATATTAGTGAAGACCCAGTGAATCTGCAGAATGAAGAGGAAGATCAGTGTCATCCAGATGACAGGCCAGAATTTCAGTATGATCTTAGTGCAGATGATGAGGACGATGAAGACGAAGACGAAGATGCTGTTGATAGTGCCTATTATGAAGAATTTTTGTCCAAGTTTTTTAATAATGAAGATGTTAGGGATGGAGTTGGTGATGTGGAATGGAATTTGGATGGGTCTGGTGATGAGATTTTGCCTGATAGTGGTGGGGCTGGTGATGAGAATTTAGCTGGTGGTACTAGTGGGGCTGGTGATGAGAATTTAGCTGGTGGTACTAGTGGGGCTGGTGATGGTCATCAGTATGagatggatgaagatgaagatgaagaatgggaaAAAGACTATGGTGGCTATATTGGGAAACAAACTCTGACAATGGAGAATGAAGAAGCACCTGACCCTGAACCTGGTGTGTTGTGTACTAAAATGGCATTTCCAGACATAGTTGCTTTCAAGAAACATCTAAGAGAATATGCAGTACTGAAATTTATGCAGTATGAAATTAAGAAGACAGATAAAGAAAGATGTTATGCTGTTTGCAAGTTCAGACACATCAATGACTGTGAATGGAATGTGAGTGCAAGAGCAATTCCTAATTGTAAGACTGTAACTGTCAGGAGATGCAACTTAGAACACAAATGTAATAGGACTGGTGCTGATAAAAACCCAAAATGTAATTCTAGATTTGTAGCAGATTACTTGTTGAAGACAATGACTGCTTCCACTTCTTTGAAGAAGGGtagaaaaatcatgaaaaaaatcaTTTGGCCCCAATTAAAGGTTGACATACCTTATTGGGTTGCAAATGATGCAAGGGTATGACATTTTTTAAcattatttcttcttcagtttatTGGTTCTTTGTTTAAGAAATTCACATGGCTAACTTAAgtgaaaattcaatttttttgtgTAAACAGAATCTGGTCCTAGGCAAGTTGAATGGCACTTTTGAGGAAAGTTTCACCAAAGTTCCACAACTTTGTACTGCTGCTACAACTTTGAACCCTGGAAGCATTGGCCACTTCACTTATGCCAAAGATGGAGATGTTGATAGATTTGAGAGTTTATTTATATCATACAGCGCACAACTTAAAGGATTCTCAAATGGTTGTAGATTGGTTATAGGGCTTGATGCAATGCACTTGACAGGTAATTAGGTGGTTGTAATGATGGCTGCTACAGGTTAGATGGTTAAAATAGCATATTCCCAATTGCTATGGGTGTTGGTACGGCAGAGACAGAGGCTAATTGGTACATTTTCTTGAAAGAATTGAAGACAAAAATACCAGATCAGTATGGATTGACATTTATCTCTGACAGACAAAAGGGTCTTACCGAGGCAGTGGCTGAGTTATTTCCACTGGCAAATCATAGGTTTTGCTTTAGGTAATACAACTTATGTTTATTATTTGTACCACAACACAATTTTATTTGGATAACCGTTTGTTACCTTTTTTGCAGACATCTATACCAGAATTTCCAGAACAATGGATACAAAGGGGAAAAACTGACAACCCTTCTATGGCAGGCTGCGAAAGCCTATAAGTATAGTCACTGGAAGGTACGTACTATTTGTAAATTTGTTGTACTTTTTTGTGGTAATTGTCAGTAGTAATTTACTACACCTATTACATATTTTTTAGGTACATATGGATGAAATGCTAGAAGTTAATAGTGATGCACATGAGTATTTGATGGATTTGGACCCAAAACACTGGGCAAGGTCATGGTTCCCACACGATGTTGCTTGTGAACATATAAATAACAATTTTTCAGAAAGCTTTAACAACATGGCTAAAAAACTTAGAAACAAACCTATCATCAAGTTGGTCACCATGTACACACAGTTGGTTAATGGATTGTATTACAAGAGAAGGAAACTAGCTCAAACATGGCAATCTGGTGATCTGGTACCTGCTGCCAAAGATCTCATTGAGGTGATGGAGTCCCTTAGAGGAAACTTGATGTTGACCTGCGAAGAGAGGAGACATGAGGTGACTAAAAACAAAAGCAGGTCTATGgaaatgaagaaaaaacttgCACTGCAGACAATGGCAACTAAGAAaatttccatgtgtgcatgctacCTGTGTTTTGCATAGATTGAATCCCAATTGGGCAATGTGAGTAATCTTTCACAATAATAATCCCTACTTTATAGAATATAGAGCTTCAATGAATGAGTGGTGTGTGTTATAGGTTGCAGTAATCAATGAATGGGTTATTTATGTTTGCAGGTACTGTAGTAAGTATTATACTGTGGACATGTATAGGACCACTTACTCTTGGTCAATAACTCCACTAGGAGACATTGATGAGTGGGAAAGTCAGGTGACCTTTAttgcttgttttgagaatctttttttAAATAACATTATCTTATTTGTactttttctttataattttttttgttttctttctagaTCTAGGTATATAAAGAATACTGAACATAATCCCTTTCTTCATCTTGTGTAGTCTAAGGTGGATCTGGTTGCTCCAATCAGATTAAGAGATCCTGGAAGACCTTGTGTAAGAAGGAAGAAATCTTGGATGgagaagaataaacaaagcaaacCTAGGCATTGTAGTACATGTGGTGGTGATGACAACAGCAGAACATGCAAGGGTGGGCCTGTTGGATCTAAtccaaagaagaaaagagtgaGAACAGAGATTCTTGTTGATGGAGATACTATTGTTGTAGGAACTATAGACACAAAGAAGATCAGGAAGAAATCTGCATTAAAATCTGCATCAGCAACTGCATCTTCAAGCAAAAGtggaactgctgctgctgcacgttCAACCTCTGTCCCTAAAGCTACATCTGTTGCTGGATCGAAAAGGAAGGCAAATGGAACTGCTGCACCTTTGACCTCTGCCGCTAAAGCTACATCTTCTACTGGATCGAAAAGGAAGGCAAATGGAACTGCTGCACCATCAACCTCTACAACACCATCTACATCTGTTTCAAAGAAGGTAACTACTGCACCAACCACCTCTTCCGCATGTGGTGCTGGTTCTTCTTTAGCTGCTGGTTTGTTTAGTCAAACTTACCATGGCACAGTTAACATACAGAACCAGacaaataatatttgtgaaccatcATCAAAAAGGCAAAGAAAGCCTAACTCAAAGTATGTCTAGTCTAGTTTTTCTTTGTTCTAGTGGTCAGTGGTATTATGGTTGTATTAAGACTTACGGTTATGTTATGCTTCCCAAAAACTTTGAAGACTGGCTATGTTATGCTTCCCAAAAACTTTGAAGACCGGTTATGTTATGTTACCTAAAGATAATATGGTTGTAATATATTATGGTATTATGGTATGGCCTTTATTATGGTATGATGGTATGGTCTTTATTGTTATAAAATTAGTAGTGCAATTCATATGTTATGCTTACATAAAGCATTTTACTTTCAAATTGTTCACGTAGAGCATTTTCAATCAACGGCTGTAAGCATTTAGCGACGTGTCCCAATTTGAGACAATGGTCACAGAAGTCAAAATGGGAAAAGGTAATATTGTTTTGGTAATTTCACTGAATATCACGTGCGAGTCACGTGCTTACTTCTTCATCTCAGTCCGTCAGATCATTCGCATACGTGGCAACATCTTAGCGGTTCggggtatttttgtcttttttggcACGTGAGAACTCGCACACACGGAGTTAACTGAAATTTCTAACAGTGGGgcagttttccaactttttttaacgttggggcagttttccaagattgcagtccaaattggggcagtttcccaattttcccttTACTTTATAACCACTTCCGATATTTATTCATCCCTCATACAACCATTAGTCTTCATTCCCAGGTCCTCCCGCTGcctcttcatataatcttcttcCATTCGGTGGGTTCAATGGTATTGCAAGTCGAGTCAAAATTGATCACTCGAGCGTTCAGACGGAGATTATTATTGTTTATTGCTGTATCGTATATAGTCTGATCGATTTTATTAAGTTTCCGGATCGATTAGCATCCCAATTCACAAGGTTGCAGACAGATCAGTTTTAGTACAATGGGCGGCGGCTCTGTGGGATATGACATCGTAATGGCGCTTCTTTCTATAATTCTCTTTTCACTTAGTATCATTCTCCTCATCATTTTGATCTGTAGAAAGAAATCGGTGGAATCTGAAGATAATCTCCCGGTGAAGATTTACGGCCGTGCGTACCCTTTCGTCGAGGTGGATACTGCCACAGATGGATTCAACCAACGTAGAATCATTGGTAGTGGTCGTCTTGGAATTGTCTATGCTGCTACTGTTAGTACTTCGTCGGTAACAGGAGAAGAACATCATACGATTGCTGTAAAGAGAATCCATTCTCGTCTAGTACTAAATAATGCCGGTTCTGGGTTCTCTTCAATGGTTAAATCTCTCTCTGTAGCCTGCCACCCGAACGTCGTACCGATCATCGGTTTCTCAGAGGCGCCAGGAGAAAGAATTATACTCACGGAATTCATACCCATGAAGAGTTTGGATTCCCACCTTCAGCAAAACGCAAATGACGCGTCCTTCCTCGACTGGACACGACGCGTAAAGATTGCCGCTGGCACTGCGCGAGGTATCGAGTATCTACACGAAAGCATGTCGCCTTCGATAATTCACGGGTGTGTTAAACCTTCGAACATCTTGATAGACATGAATTTAACTGCTAAAGTTTGTGATTATGGACTTTCTTTCTTAACACCTCAAGAAATGAGAAATTTAATCGGGTACGTTGATAAGGAGTGTCTGGTTGAAAAGAAAGGTGCAAGTAAAGAAAATGATGTTTATGGATTTGGAGTTGTCTTGTTAGAACTTTTAAGTGGAAGAAGTGCTGAAGATGGATTACTTGTTGATTGGGCTATACCTCTTATTAGAGAtttgagaattattgaagttttagATCCTAGAATTTCAGTTCCTTATTCGGATTTAAAACCTGTTACTAGATTAGCTAAACTTGCTTCAGCTTGTGTTAGTAATACTCGGAAAAATAGACCTTCCATTGTTCAAGTTGTGACCATTTTGAACAATTTGGAGATGCAGTTATCTTTGGATCTCAATATTCAGTAGTGTCATGGGGTAAATTTTGTAACTTCTTaagaatatataaatattttcagACAGTCCAGGACAGGTTTTTTTGTACGATTCATTTCATTCATTTTGCGATTGGGTTCGTCGGGTGAGAGACATAACTCTCTGTAAAACTGATATTGACATTGTGAAATGTAAAGGTCTGGTCGGTTGTATTTTCTTGTATGTGTCATATCATGGGGGCGGTGAATGAAATGAAATTCTTTGTTTCCGTGTAGAGTTACGGATCCTTATCAAATTGTGCTATCAGTCGACTGTTGATGACATTTGACTTTATTTGCTTGAACAGTATCATATTGGCGGTGATTATTTGTTAGTATTATTATTTGGTCCCTACAGCTCGACATCGACAACCATGCATAAAATTCTGCTCCAACTCATAAGTTGCTTGTCATGTATATAGAGAGATAGATAGGTAGGTTCATCAGAAATTTGCATCTATTGTCAGAAAGTTTTGGTTTTCACCGTGAGGTTCCGTAGTACTTTTCCTTGCTAAGCTTTCCATGTGGTAAAGATTGATGCTAAATTTACCTTGGTATTGTCAAAACCAATATAGtgaatatcggatatcggttcatttcggccgggaccgatacactggtacgattttatatcggggatattatcgttgaaatatcggttctagatttagagaatataattttatattaaacatttctccacacattttcggataagatataatagataacatcaattttatcaaaaaaacaaaagagtaactttagtagacttgcttcgagagctacatgcacctctactaccacctggaagactttcttcgccaaaattacccttaaactttatagaaaacgaccaataccgtctcatgaaatgtaggaaaatttcgtatcgaccgatacgaccgatatttgaccgaaacggccgatattatcgggcgaatatcgtatccccaatatccttcttatcgtatcgttctgggccgatatccgaaatatccccgatatatcggccgatacggccgatattgactacattggtcaaAACCAAACTTTACTGGAAAACAAAAAATGGTTTCTAAAGCCCTACATGAAGGAATTGGATTAAATCTGAAGACAATCATGACACTCGAGTCTTGAGCCTCCAAATAGGCCATTGCATGCACGTCTCCATCATATTAGAACATCCAACACCAAATGAATCGTCTCACCAAGAGACTGGAGGAAGTATTGTCGGCCTTGGCTTTAAAGCAAACGTTAAGGCACCAAGATGAGGAGCTGAAAAATTGTCACTCAGGAAAGAAGCATAAGAAAGGTGCTCATATTCTCTGGTTGCAATGTTGTAAGCCCAAACATACTTCTTGTACCCGAGTATAACCACATTTTTGTCGACCGGATTGAAACCTAAAACCTCAATTTCACTAATCAAATCAACTGCAGTTTCCACTCCAATCAACAGAGACTCCATTTGTGCTAACACATCATAAATTTTGGTATCCTTGTGCAGCAAATGCCATCTTCCTCGAGTACCCAAACACTCAAACTCCTCTCCTCATATTTGACTCTCGCGTAGCATATCAATCCTTCTGATTCCCATAGACATTGACGTAAAAACCTGTCCTCATCATCCATCGCCCTGTCAGGCAAGTTGATCAGCCTACATTCACTGCCAGAAGTTCCATGGATGTTGTTTCTATTAACACTGAATGCTAGAATTGAGAAATCTATATTTTGGTTATCAGAATTATAAGAActtgaatcaaagaaaataatacttgaaagaagaagatgaatgttaTTACAATTTCTTGAAAAGATTAGATGTGTTGTCTGTCTGTTTCAGACAGCTATTTAATACACCAAGACAGTTAGACACAGATTTCTAAATCAGACACACTCAGACACACTAACTGACTGGACTAAAGTCAATACAATTTGACTACACTTATTAGCCCCCCTCAAACTGATAGGGGGATAACACTAACAGTTTGAAACACAAGCAAAGAAAGCATCAAAGACTCAACTCTCAAGGAGGAGAAAAtagaagaacaaaagaagaagcaGCAACTACTTAAGAAGTTCAGCTAAAGTATTTTCAGTTGTTGTAGAAGAAGAACCATCTGAACTTCCAGCTGTAGAAGAAAGTCCCAGTAATTGATTCAATAGAGAAGTAAAGACAGCTGCACAAAGTCCCTTTGTAAACAGATCAACTAACTGATGCTCTGAAGaaatatgttgaacaaccagaaatCCTTGCTCAATAAGCTCTCTAACAGCATGATAGTGTATTGTTGATACATGTGAGCATTAATAtcttcccaatgctcaatcaaaacatacatcaggataactatcctagcaattcaccatttgacagtgcactaggcttcatctgagcctcagcctaatgcagtttagctcatgctaaacttgtgaacaacaataaacatcatacatgataattcaaacaacacacacataacattcaaaataatcaactgtgataaagggactgaatttgaaattgtaattaaaatttcttcaaatgtctactggctagtccagagatcatcccctgaTACCCCCCCCNNNNNNNNNNNNNNNNNNNNNNNNNNNNNNNNNNNNNNNNNNNNNNNNNNNNNNNNNNNNNNNNNNNNNNNNNNNNNNNNNNNNNNNNNNaacaatgatgggttatcattgtttgacgctgtggtgattatggtggtgatggcggagcagttgggagagcaggtggaggagcaggtggtggagatggtggtggtatggcgtctgtagaggaatggagaagatggagtcgatggttttgggaagaaaggtgcgtttggttgggtatagggtgttcgatacttgggtgttaggcgggttcagcgaggtttgatgatctgcgacatggagcgatggatgggaagatggtaggtggatccaacggcgatacggaggtaagcgtggagcgaccgtcggatgaagggatgtagcaaaacggacgacccaagatggagatgggcgttgcgatgtaaagcgggggcttcggagtttgatgtgcgatgatggagcgaccgtaggatgctgaaatgcttcgatctgacggctgaaatccgagacgggcttggatatagaaaatgggtttgggtaagggttttgggccttggtatgccaagcccatatcttctttaagaacaattcttcctcttcaagcccacttctagccttttggtcttgtgcacgacattcttcgcggcttccttgtgtaactcctcccgacttttcatcacttttcttctcttttcgctccgcaattcatccaaactttatttacaacctaaaaatgcaa
Above is a genomic segment from Papaver somniferum cultivar HN1 chromosome 10, ASM357369v1, whole genome shotgun sequence containing:
- the LOC113315879 gene encoding serine/threonine-protein kinase-like protein ACR4 — its product is MGGGSVGYDIVMALLSIILFSLSIILLIILICRKKSVESEDNLPVKIYGRAYPFVEVDTATDGFNQRRIIGSGRLGIVYAATVSTSSVTGEEHHTIAVKRIHSRLVLNNAGSGFSSMVKSLSVACHPNVVPIIGFSEAPGERIILTEFIPMKSLDSHLQQNANDASFLDWTRRVKIAAGTARGIEYLHESMSPSIIHGCVKPSNILIDMNLTAKVCDYGLSFLTPQEMRNLIGYVDKECLVEKKGASKENDVYGFGVVLLELLSGRSAEDGLLVDWAIPLIRDLRIIEVLDPRISVPYSDLKPVTRLAKLASACVSNTRKNRPSIVQVVTILNNLEMQLSLDLNIQ